In Geobacillus kaustophilus, a genomic segment contains:
- the parC gene encoding DNA topoisomerase IV subunit A, which yields MTERLLELPLEDVLGDRFGRYSKYIIQDRALPDARDGLKPVQRRILYAMYIDGNTADKPFRKAAKTVGNVIGNFHPHGDSSVYEAMVRMSQDWKLRNVLVEMHGNNGSIDGDPPAAMRYTEARLSAIAAELLRDIDKETVPFVPNFDDTTDEPTVLPAMFPNLLVNGSTGISAGYATDIPPHALGEVIDAVLMRIDQPDCTVDELMTVLPGPDFPTGGIIQGKDGIRKAYETGRGKIIIRAKAAIEQGKGGKKHIVITELPYEVNKANLVKKIDELRLDKKLDGIADVRDETDRNGLSIVIELKKDADAESILNYLYKNTDLQVPYSFNMVAIHERRPKLMSLPELLDAYIAHRKEVVTNRSHFELKKANERKHMVDGLIRALSILDEVIATIRASSDKRDAKDRLMARYAFTEAQAEAIVTLQLYRLTNTDITALRQEADELDKTIAELTAVLADEKKLLSVIKKELKAMKKQYADERRTVIEEEIEELKVKMEALIPAEDVIVTVTKEGYVKRTSYRSYSASNGQDMGMKETDRLLAQLEMNTTDVLLLFTRRGYYLYCPVHTLPDIRWKEVGQHISHLIPLERDDELVAAVPVSSFNTGEQLIFVTRQGLVKRTELAQYQVQRYTRPLVAVNVKEDDDVVAVYATDGCGHLWLATHDGHALLFAEEEISLVGVRAAGVKGIQLKEGDFVAAACPVRLEEGGSFVVVTQRGAVKKVAMSEFEPSSRAKRGVVIIREVKSNPHRIVGAVFVGSDEETVGLRTEKGVIETIQASSLRPSDRYSTGSFVVDIDEAGAVVDVWKEPVKLLGKGEEG from the coding sequence ATGACAGAGCGATTGTTGGAATTGCCTTTAGAAGATGTGTTGGGCGACCGCTTTGGCCGCTACAGCAAATACATTATCCAAGACCGGGCGCTCCCGGATGCGCGAGACGGGCTGAAGCCTGTGCAGCGCCGTATTTTATATGCGATGTACATTGATGGCAACACGGCTGACAAGCCGTTTCGCAAGGCGGCGAAAACGGTTGGAAACGTGATCGGCAACTTCCATCCGCACGGCGATTCGTCCGTGTATGAAGCGATGGTGCGGATGAGCCAAGATTGGAAGCTGCGCAACGTGCTTGTGGAGATGCACGGCAACAACGGCAGCATCGACGGCGACCCGCCCGCGGCGATGCGCTACACAGAGGCGCGCCTGTCGGCGATTGCCGCCGAATTGCTTCGTGATATTGACAAAGAAACGGTTCCGTTTGTGCCGAACTTTGACGATACGACCGATGAGCCGACCGTCCTGCCGGCGATGTTTCCGAATTTGTTGGTGAACGGCTCGACCGGGATTTCAGCCGGCTATGCGACCGACATTCCGCCGCATGCGCTTGGCGAGGTGATCGATGCCGTCTTGATGCGGATCGATCAGCCCGACTGCACCGTTGATGAGCTGATGACGGTTCTTCCCGGCCCCGATTTTCCGACCGGCGGCATCATCCAAGGGAAAGATGGCATCCGCAAGGCGTACGAGACCGGCCGCGGGAAAATCATCATCCGCGCCAAAGCCGCCATCGAGCAGGGAAAAGGTGGGAAAAAGCACATTGTCATCACGGAACTGCCGTATGAAGTGAACAAAGCGAATTTAGTGAAAAAAATTGACGAGCTTCGCCTCGACAAAAAGCTCGACGGCATCGCCGACGTGCGCGATGAAACGGACCGGAACGGGCTGTCGATCGTCATCGAGTTGAAAAAAGATGCTGATGCGGAATCGATTCTCAACTACTTGTACAAAAACACGGATTTGCAAGTGCCGTACAGCTTCAACATGGTGGCGATCCATGAGCGCCGGCCGAAGCTGATGAGCCTGCCGGAGCTGTTGGATGCGTACATCGCCCACCGGAAAGAAGTCGTCACGAACCGCTCGCATTTTGAGCTGAAAAAAGCGAACGAGCGGAAGCATATGGTCGATGGTTTGATTCGGGCGCTTTCCATTTTGGATGAGGTGATCGCGACGATTCGGGCGTCAAGCGACAAGCGCGATGCCAAAGATCGGCTGATGGCCCGTTACGCGTTCACCGAGGCGCAGGCCGAGGCGATCGTGACGCTTCAGCTGTACCGACTGACGAACACCGATATCACGGCGCTGCGTCAAGAAGCGGACGAGCTTGACAAAACGATCGCGGAACTGACCGCGGTCTTGGCCGATGAGAAAAAGCTGTTGTCCGTGATTAAAAAAGAATTAAAAGCCATGAAAAAGCAATACGCCGACGAGCGGCGGACGGTGATTGAAGAGGAGATTGAAGAGCTGAAAGTCAAGATGGAGGCGCTCATTCCGGCGGAAGATGTGATCGTCACCGTGACAAAAGAAGGATATGTGAAGCGGACGAGCTATCGTTCCTACAGCGCCTCAAACGGCCAAGACATGGGCATGAAGGAAACGGATCGGCTGCTCGCCCAACTTGAGATGAATACGACCGATGTGCTTTTGCTTTTCACCCGCCGCGGCTACTATTTATACTGTCCGGTGCATACGCTCCCTGATATCCGTTGGAAAGAGGTCGGCCAGCACATTTCCCATCTCATTCCGCTTGAACGCGACGATGAACTCGTCGCCGCTGTTCCAGTCTCTTCCTTTAACACCGGGGAGCAGCTCATCTTTGTGACGAGGCAAGGACTCGTGAAGCGGACTGAACTGGCGCAATATCAAGTGCAGCGCTACACCCGCCCGCTTGTGGCCGTCAATGTGAAAGAGGATGATGACGTCGTCGCCGTCTACGCGACGGATGGATGCGGCCATCTTTGGCTTGCGACGCATGATGGACATGCGCTCTTGTTTGCCGAGGAGGAGATCAGCCTTGTTGGCGTGCGCGCGGCTGGCGTGAAAGGGATTCAATTGAAGGAAGGGGACTTTGTCGCCGCCGCGTGCCCCGTTCGCCTGGAAGAGGGGGGCTCATTCGTCGTCGTGACGCAGCGCGGGGCGGTGAAAAAAGTGGCCATGAGCGAGTTTGAGCCGTCTTCACGGGCGAAGCGCGGCGTTGTGATCATACGTGAAGTGAAGTCCAACCCGCATCGCATTGTTGGCGCTGTCTTTGTCGGTAGCGATGAAGAAACGGTTGGGCTGCGGACGGAAAAAGGAGTCATCGAGACGATTCAAGCTTCTTCGCTCCGTCCGTCTGACCGTTACAGCACCGGTTCGTTTGTTGTGGACATTGACGAAGCCGGAGCGGTGGTGGATGTCTGGAAAGAGCCGGTGAAGTTGCTTGGAAAAGGGGAGGAAGGATGA